In Nocardioides cavernae, a single genomic region encodes these proteins:
- a CDS encoding DUF3040 domain-containing protein, whose product MELSEEELRMLEQMERALVEEDPKLASTLRGTSFQRAARRRMILGGAILLVGIGLLIVAVLLDLTAVLQTITGVLGFVVMLAGAILALTSARSPGRATPKVRASGRTGFGVVDGGRPHRPSRQRSGGHFMERMEERWRRRRERGL is encoded by the coding sequence GTGGAGCTCTCCGAAGAAGAACTGCGAATGCTCGAGCAGATGGAGCGCGCCCTCGTCGAAGAGGACCCCAAGCTCGCCTCGACCTTGCGCGGCACCTCCTTCCAACGGGCCGCACGTCGCCGCATGATCCTCGGCGGGGCGATCCTCCTCGTCGGCATCGGCCTCCTGATCGTCGCGGTGCTGCTCGACCTGACCGCCGTCCTCCAGACGATCACCGGCGTCCTCGGCTTCGTGGTGATGCTCGCCGGCGCGATCCTGGCCCTCACCTCCGCGCGCAGTCCCGGCCGCGCGACGCCCAAGGTTCGCGCCTCGGGACGCACCGGGTTCGGCGTCGTCGACGGCGGCCGCCCGCACCGTCCCAGCCGCCAGCGCTCCGGGGGCCACTTCATGGAGCGCATGGAGGAGCGGTGGCGCCGCCGCCGCGAGCGCGGCCTCTGA
- a CDS encoding transglutaminase family protein, with translation MRSSWSTLPHQLRIAGIALLAAWTTVLSWRVLTEDFGGVAIPLLLIGVVLGGAGALARWSRLPGLAIVAGQLVLGGLLVLGATTGSPIPTPSNVDTFMAALSDALETSRSYAAPVQSGVPPVDPLLLIGGTLVVLLVDLIACTMRRAPVAGLVLLAAYTLPVAVTGNAVSWWLFAVIAGLFLTLVYIQHSDHVTSWGRAPDGEKGSFSVRTGAIGNSALALGATAIALAVVVPVAVPTMSMSVFEGNGPGTREVEVQDPMVDLRRDLRRGEDVPLLWVTTVGPKPTYLRIAVLSRFSGSQWTPGDREIPESQAATGALPPLDGVGLDVRRREFKYDVRVGPDFASSWLPIAAQTTRIAAGNDWRYDLNTRDVIAAREDVTTANSTYDYTGVELTYDAERMNSAVSGAGSVAGIFTEVPSTLNNEIRRIAASITADAPTRFQKAQVLQQWFREDGGFRYDLSEVPSAGDGSADLLAFLNDRVGYCEQFAASMAIMARIIGIPSRVAVGFLEPERATNGSWEFSSRDLHAWPELYFPGSGWVRFEPTPQTRTSRPPDYTEAQFAAVTETPTPSAARPSEDLPERGADAAADAAADDSSASSIPWVPLVAGLLGLALVGLLLLTPRLVRTARRRRRLDGDVEDLWVELRDVAIDLGHAWPVGRSPRRAGEWLGHLLAMPVHDGSRPDRPRRGRDQAPEAAQALDRLVSALERSRYARNPEIFTADHLAGDLVLVEESLAAGVTSREARRAEWWPTSVVGQRRSWRPRARAGRASTTTPDHESTRTVDELVG, from the coding sequence ATGAGGTCCTCGTGGAGCACGCTCCCCCACCAGCTCCGCATCGCCGGCATCGCGCTCCTGGCGGCCTGGACGACCGTGCTCTCGTGGCGCGTCCTGACCGAGGACTTCGGCGGGGTCGCGATCCCGCTGCTCCTCATCGGGGTCGTCCTGGGCGGTGCTGGCGCCCTGGCGCGCTGGAGCCGGCTCCCCGGGCTCGCGATCGTCGCCGGCCAGCTCGTGCTCGGCGGCCTCCTCGTGCTCGGCGCCACGACCGGATCGCCCATCCCGACCCCGAGCAACGTCGACACCTTCATGGCCGCGCTGTCCGACGCCCTCGAGACGTCGCGCAGCTACGCCGCCCCGGTGCAGTCCGGCGTCCCGCCGGTGGACCCGCTGCTCCTCATCGGCGGGACGCTCGTCGTGCTGCTGGTCGACCTGATCGCCTGCACCATGCGCCGGGCCCCGGTGGCCGGCCTCGTGCTGCTCGCCGCCTACACCCTGCCGGTCGCGGTCACCGGGAACGCGGTGTCGTGGTGGCTCTTCGCCGTGATCGCCGGCCTGTTCCTCACCCTGGTCTACATCCAGCACAGCGACCACGTCACCAGCTGGGGCCGCGCGCCCGACGGCGAGAAAGGGTCCTTCTCTGTCCGCACCGGCGCGATCGGCAACTCGGCGCTGGCGCTCGGCGCGACTGCCATCGCGCTCGCGGTCGTCGTACCGGTCGCCGTGCCCACCATGAGCATGAGCGTCTTCGAGGGCAACGGACCCGGCACCCGCGAGGTCGAGGTGCAGGACCCGATGGTCGACCTGCGCCGCGACCTGCGCCGCGGCGAGGACGTCCCGCTCCTGTGGGTCACCACGGTCGGACCCAAGCCGACCTACCTCCGCATCGCGGTCCTGTCCCGGTTCAGCGGGTCGCAGTGGACGCCCGGGGATCGCGAGATCCCCGAGTCGCAGGCCGCGACGGGCGCGCTGCCCCCGCTCGACGGCGTGGGCCTCGACGTGCGCCGCCGCGAGTTCAAGTACGACGTCCGCGTCGGGCCGGACTTCGCCTCGTCGTGGCTGCCGATCGCGGCGCAGACGACGCGGATCGCGGCCGGCAACGACTGGCGCTACGACCTCAACACCCGTGACGTCATCGCCGCCCGAGAGGACGTCACGACGGCCAACAGCACCTACGACTACACCGGCGTCGAGCTCACCTACGACGCCGAGCGGATGAATTCCGCGGTGTCCGGTGCCGGCTCGGTGGCCGGGATCTTCACCGAGGTGCCGAGCACGCTCAACAACGAGATCCGCCGGATCGCGGCGAGCATCACCGCGGACGCACCCACGCGCTTCCAGAAGGCGCAGGTGCTGCAGCAGTGGTTCCGCGAGGACGGCGGCTTCCGCTACGACCTGAGCGAGGTGCCGTCAGCGGGCGACGGCAGCGCAGACCTCCTCGCGTTCCTCAACGACCGGGTCGGCTACTGCGAGCAGTTCGCGGCATCGATGGCGATCATGGCGCGCATCATCGGCATCCCGAGCCGGGTGGCGGTCGGCTTCCTCGAGCCCGAGCGGGCCACCAACGGCTCGTGGGAGTTCTCCTCGCGCGACCTGCACGCCTGGCCCGAGCTGTACTTCCCCGGATCGGGCTGGGTGCGCTTCGAGCCCACTCCCCAGACCCGCACCAGCCGGCCCCCGGACTACACCGAGGCGCAGTTCGCCGCGGTCACCGAGACGCCCACGCCGAGTGCCGCCCGCCCCAGTGAGGACCTGCCCGAGCGCGGCGCCGACGCCGCCGCCGACGCGGCTGCCGACGACAGCAGCGCCTCGTCGATCCCCTGGGTGCCGCTCGTCGCAGGCCTGCTGGGCCTGGCGCTGGTGGGCCTCCTGCTGCTGACGCCCCGGCTGGTCCGCACGGCGCGACGCCGGCGCCGCCTCGACGGGGACGTCGAGGACCTCTGGGTCGAGCTCCGCGACGTCGCGATCGACCTCGGCCACGCCTGGCCGGTGGGCCGGTCGCCCCGGCGCGCCGGCGAGTGGCTCGGCCACCTGCTGGCGATGCCCGTCCACGACGGCTCGCGACCCGACCGTCCACGACGCGGTCGCGACCAGGCGCCCGAGGCGGCTCAGGCCCTCGACCGGCTCGTCTCGGCTCTCGAACGCAGCCGCTACGCCCGCAACCCCGAGATCTTCACCGCCGACCACCTCGCCGGCGACCTCGTCCTCGTCGAGGAGTCGCTCGCCGCCGGAGTGACGTCGCGTGAGGCGCGCCGCGCCGAGTGGTGGCCCACGTCCGTCGTGGGGCAGCGCAGGTCGTGGCGTCCGCGTGCCCGCGCGGGCCGGGCCTCGACCACGACCCCGGACCACGAGTCGACCCGGACGGTCGACGAGCTGGTCGGCTGA